One window from the genome of Pedobacter schmidteae encodes:
- a CDS encoding outer membrane beta-barrel protein has protein sequence MRYFCFIILLLGALPSFAQQDVKGSVTDERNMPLPGATISLKKAAATKMLAYAIADSLGKFVFKNIKAGDYHLEANFMTYKSLNKGINVGNTTVALQHFRLLPELQQLNEVTIQGKKQAISVTSGKTTMNVEQSSLAQSQSAYDLLKSLPGVNINKDGDIRIKGKSGVTVMIDGEPAEMSNAQLKSILKGTPGTTLQSIEVMNNPPSSMDAAGTGGVINIVFKKKVKKGFNGSLSSNLGKGRYYKTNQSLNMNYGKEKWDLKMTYAYDYDHNQKRDSLFRINSIDGNPLYMSQLQLNPERAKTHLFKMGIDHHFDEKNTLGTQLSFNDIRTPVNGNTTTRFGSGSRPDSVLNQKNMLNSTLRNWEAGLKYKHKFNEHQTFSTSVQFNTLKSNGTEDYTISKTIAGIPVPADGLRYRNFYPSKINRGIFKADFEADLLKAGEKIGRFETGLKSSFTDINNNQRTENRAGSAWISNGPGNQFRYREAIQAAYGSLELNLEPWTIRAGLRAEYTRVKGDSANRTALVKQNYFSLFPNVLIGYKVNDAYNLSMSYNRRIERPEYENLNPAARYLDLYTTEMGNPKLKPQFSHNIELNQQFLGFIDLNVGYSQLTNPIYYSFITTPGLKSYYTSINAGRQHQWETSLGFPIPGIDWWENYQSVYFFTSQFNATLQGKQVREKANSFGFLSYNSFKLPASFNLELTGWYQGAGLSSNFRYKPLAEVNIGLNKKLLNDRLTLGVAVADAFYSGILKASVVGNDAPTFNLNSRTDSRQLKFSLNWNFGKKRAGVDKPQKEVTEDNRMPSGKLAPDLRPVKP, from the coding sequence ATGCGTTATTTTTGTTTTATTATTTTACTGCTTGGAGCATTACCTTCTTTTGCTCAGCAGGATGTCAAAGGCAGCGTTACCGACGAGCGGAACATGCCACTACCGGGGGCAACCATCAGCTTAAAAAAAGCTGCAGCTACTAAGATGCTGGCCTATGCCATTGCCGACTCCCTGGGAAAATTTGTGTTCAAAAACATCAAAGCTGGCGATTATCACCTGGAAGCTAATTTTATGACTTATAAAAGTCTGAACAAGGGCATTAATGTGGGCAACACAACCGTGGCACTTCAACATTTTCGGCTGTTGCCAGAATTGCAGCAGCTGAATGAAGTGACCATACAGGGTAAAAAACAGGCCATTTCGGTTACATCAGGTAAAACCACCATGAATGTAGAACAAAGCAGCCTTGCCCAAAGTCAGTCTGCCTACGACCTCCTCAAAAGTCTACCGGGCGTAAATATCAATAAGGATGGTGACATCAGGATTAAAGGGAAATCGGGTGTTACCGTGATGATTGACGGAGAACCGGCCGAAATGAGCAATGCCCAGCTAAAGAGCATCCTGAAAGGAACACCGGGCACCACGCTACAATCCATAGAGGTGATGAACAATCCACCTTCAAGTATGGATGCTGCCGGTACCGGAGGGGTAATCAACATTGTTTTCAAGAAGAAAGTTAAAAAAGGTTTTAATGGTTCCTTGAGTTCCAATCTGGGCAAAGGCCGGTACTACAAAACCAATCAAAGCCTCAACATGAACTATGGAAAAGAGAAATGGGATCTTAAAATGACCTATGCGTACGACTACGATCACAATCAGAAACGCGACAGTCTGTTCAGGATCAATAGCATTGATGGGAACCCCCTGTACATGAGTCAGCTGCAGCTCAATCCCGAAAGGGCAAAAACCCATCTGTTTAAAATGGGTATAGATCATCATTTTGATGAAAAAAATACACTGGGTACCCAACTGTCTTTTAACGACATCCGTACCCCTGTAAACGGGAACACGACTACCCGTTTTGGAAGCGGAAGCCGCCCCGATTCTGTACTCAACCAGAAAAATATGCTGAACAGCACACTCCGCAACTGGGAGGCCGGGTTAAAATACAAACATAAATTTAATGAACACCAGACTTTTAGTACCAGCGTACAGTTCAACACGCTAAAGTCAAACGGAACGGAGGATTATACCATCTCCAAAACCATAGCAGGCATACCCGTTCCGGCTGATGGATTGCGTTATCGGAATTTTTATCCTTCAAAGATAAACAGAGGTATTTTTAAGGCCGACTTCGAAGCCGACCTGCTGAAAGCCGGGGAAAAGATAGGCAGGTTTGAAACCGGGCTTAAAAGTTCATTTACCGATATCAATAACAACCAGCGGACAGAAAACAGAGCTGGTTCAGCTTGGATATCCAACGGTCCCGGAAACCAGTTTCGCTACCGCGAGGCTATACAGGCGGCTTATGGATCATTGGAATTGAACCTGGAGCCATGGACGATTCGGGCCGGACTGCGCGCCGAATATACCCGCGTAAAGGGCGATTCGGCGAACAGGACGGCATTGGTAAAACAAAACTATTTTTCGTTGTTTCCCAATGTGCTGATCGGTTATAAGGTTAACGATGCTTATAATTTATCTATGAGCTATAACCGCCGGATAGAACGTCCGGAGTACGAAAACCTGAATCCTGCGGCCCGTTACCTGGATTTGTATACCACCGAAATGGGAAATCCAAAGTTGAAGCCGCAGTTTTCGCACAACATCGAATTGAATCAGCAGTTTCTGGGTTTTATTGATCTGAATGTAGGCTATAGCCAGCTTACCAATCCTATTTATTACAGCTTTATCACTACACCGGGCCTGAAATCTTATTATACCAGTATCAATGCGGGGCGGCAGCATCAATGGGAGACTTCTTTGGGCTTTCCTATTCCGGGAATCGACTGGTGGGAAAACTACCAGAGCGTGTATTTTTTTACCTCACAGTTTAATGCGACATTGCAGGGCAAGCAGGTTCGGGAAAAAGCGAATAGCTTTGGTTTTTTATCGTACAACTCCTTTAAGCTACCCGCTAGCTTTAATTTAGAGCTCACCGGCTGGTACCAGGGGGCTGGCTTAAGTTCAAATTTCAGGTATAAACCCCTGGCCGAGGTTAATATAGGGTTAAATAAAAAGCTGTTGAACGATCGCCTGACTTTGGGTGTTGCCGTAGCCGATGCATTTTATAGCGGAATATTGAAAGCTTCGGTAGTAGGCAATGATGCGCCAACCTTTAACCTCAATTCGCGAACAGATTCGCGCCAGCTGAA
- a CDS encoding TlpA disulfide reductase family protein, producing MRILIFFTLAAFIGLPGFAQRDQVLDFSIKGKINGKNTGYVYLSYPFGQKYKLDSAAIQNGTFVFKGQLNEPVMANLSGQRNIRDMDDPNTTSFFIDPVKMDLTVNYGAFKDAILKGSRSNDEYEGLKKQKIPVRKEMEPVSELYKNEKDQEKAAAMRAQFEPFYAKMDKIDEAFIHSHPDSYVSAYLMRFKVASFSPARAKEIYNAWTERIKQSATAKEVYKEILEMERGSPGAIARVFIKNDINGERLSLADFKGKKYVLIDFWASWCVPCRKGNPHLLSLYSKYKDKGLEIIGVSDDDSNHAAWKKAVDQDKIGVWKHVLRGLKRTAKGYDRSEDITEGYGISSLPTKILIDKDGIIMGRYGGGGEDDAAMDKKLAEIFNN from the coding sequence ATGAGAATACTTATTTTTTTTACCCTGGCGGCCTTTATAGGCTTGCCAGGTTTTGCCCAGCGTGATCAGGTCTTGGATTTTAGCATTAAGGGAAAGATAAATGGAAAAAATACCGGTTATGTTTACCTGTCCTATCCATTTGGCCAAAAGTATAAGCTCGATAGCGCAGCCATACAAAATGGAACATTTGTTTTTAAAGGACAATTAAATGAACCTGTCATGGCCAATCTGTCGGGCCAACGCAACATCAGGGATATGGATGATCCCAATACGACTAGCTTCTTCATCGATCCCGTAAAAATGGACCTGACTGTCAATTACGGCGCATTTAAGGACGCTATTTTGAAAGGTTCCCGCAGTAATGATGAATATGAAGGGCTGAAAAAACAAAAAATCCCTGTTCGCAAAGAAATGGAGCCTGTATCGGAGCTTTATAAAAATGAGAAGGATCAGGAAAAAGCAGCAGCCATGCGTGCACAGTTTGAACCTTTTTATGCGAAAATGGACAAGATTGACGAGGCATTTATCCACTCCCATCCGGACTCTTATGTATCAGCTTATCTGATGCGTTTTAAGGTGGCGTCGTTTTCACCCGCCAGGGCCAAAGAGATTTACAATGCCTGGACCGAAAGGATCAAACAAAGTGCGACAGCTAAGGAGGTGTATAAGGAAATTCTTGAAATGGAACGCGGCTCTCCGGGTGCAATTGCCAGGGTTTTTATTAAAAATGACATCAATGGAGAAAGACTCAGTCTTGCCGATTTTAAAGGTAAAAAGTATGTGTTGATTGACTTTTGGGCCAGTTGGTGCGTACCGTGCAGAAAAGGTAATCCACATTTGTTATCGCTATACAGTAAATACAAGGATAAGGGCTTAGAAATTATAGGTGTATCTGATGATGACAGTAATCATGCAGCATGGAAAAAGGCAGTAGATCAGGATAAGATTGGGGTATGGAAACATGTTTTAAGAGGGTTGAAAAGGACCGCTAAAGGTTATGACAGATCGGAAGATATCACTGAAGGTTATGGTATTAGCAGCTTACCTACTAAAATTCTAATCGATAAGGACGGAATCATTATGGGCCGTTATGGCGGTGGTGGTGAAGATGATGCCGCGATGGATAAGAAACTGGCTGAAATTTTTAACAATTGA